TTGATTAGGTGATTCTGTGTTCTAGTATTGCTACTTTTCTTTGTCCTCTGATTGTGTGCTGCTCTTTCTACTTGTATGTTTCTGCCTAGAATGATTTCCTTCAACTTTGCATATTGAATCCCAACCTGACACAATAGGTGCTTATCAAACTATTTCTCTACTCCCATAGTTCCCCCCAAATACTTCTTAATTAGGAAGACTTTTTCCATAACTCTGGTATGGTGCCTGTCCGAAATTGTATATTTGATCTAAGTTTTGTTACTTGtcattatttatgatttttctttcttcactctgAATATAcatctttccttatttatttttttctgaattattttgttattgtatatGACCTAATACTTCAttgcattcatgtaccataatttgttcagtcatttactaGTTTggaattttaagttttatttccaGCTTTTAAGTCACCATAAacgttgttataaatatttttgtacatattggggtgtgtgtgtgtgtgtgtgtgtgtgtgtgtgtgtgtgtgtgtgtgtgtatgtatacagcCTTGGGTTGTAGTTCCAATAGTGTAATGTCTTGGTCAAAGTATgaacaatttaatcattttacttgcataatttttttctggGGTTGTTGGACAATTCTCCTTTTCTACCATTAATTTGTGTTCTTGTATTTATTATGCAGTAGACTGATATGtacatttgtcttttaaaattattctaatcTAAAGCTTTCTTGGCTTTGGTTTGTGTGTACATTTTCAAGTTTGTAGAATTGTCTTTTACTTatgaatttttcttcatttttcaaattattttacagaataaaaatCTACCAATAGAAAATACCACAGATTGTTTAAGCACCATGGCTAGTGTATGCAGAGTCATGCTTGAAACACCGTATGTATCTGCTggtcttccctcccccccccccccccccatagtaCAAATCCTATGATGATTCATGTTTTAtaagatacagatatatatatatatatatatatatatctttgggaGAAAGAATATAAGCATAATCATTAACCCAAATGTTAAAATAATgttgattaaaataaaagaatttatagtttttaggaaatttctttggaattaaaaataatgtatgaTTAAATTTACAGTTTCTGTTGTCagacaatttaaatataatttaaaaattatttttctgtcatgCTTTTCATTCTTTCAACTGTCTTTTGTTTCCCTTCATTATCAAAAGAgcttttttgatttctctttgtTTTGATTCTTTGGTGAGAAGACTTAACTCTcccattctttcttctcatttttaaggtTATGACTGCTTTCTTTGATGTTTTAAGAACCTTCCTGGGTTCCATGTtaagaagtttatttttcttattcccaGCTGAATAAAATCATTCAGgattaaagttaaaagttaaaaggggaaataaattaaaatggaaatttaaatccTATATTTGTATGATATTAATTAATACATTTCATTAAGCTTTACTATTGGAAGACTTGATTGAGATGCCATTTTATTAAAGTTTACCAGTTTGCCTGAGGTTGTAGTTTATTATCTAACTTGGTGGGGTGGTGAAAAACAAGTTACCAATTGTGAAAGTTCCTTAATGGTATTCTTGGGATGATAATGATGACCCTACTCCCCTCTCTTTTGATAAAAACCAAAACCTTTCAAATTGGGGAGGAAGGCCATGTAAAGGCTAGGTAAAACATTTGCCTCTGTTGTAAAGATGCAGAACTTTATCTTGTACTTCATCCTGTTGTGTCCTTTCTGCTCTTCTAGGGAGTATAGAAGCaggtttacaaatgaggagacagTATCATTCTGTCTGAGAGTAATGGTGGGTGTCATCATACTCTATGACCATGTACATCCAGTGGGAGCATTTGCCAAAACATCAAAAATTGATGTAagttacatttgatttttttaacatcaaataataaacttgattcatgatattttttatattcaaggatAAATACTGCtgagttttgctatttcttttaaaaagatagaCTTGAGATTTTGGGTATTTTGTTATTTCTAGTTTTTAAGTcaccataaactttttttttttttttgcgttgTGTACAGCCTTGGATTGTAGTCCCAATTGTGTAATGTTTTGGTCaaagtatgaacagtttgataattttacttgcataattttttgtatatttgatgACTTTAATAGAATTCAAAATGTGTAATTTATTTCACAGTTTGTAACCATTCCctcattgtttcattttgttcagTACTaagaatgatttcattttagGACATTGTGGTATGTGTTCACTTAAAATACTGCCTTATCAGGGAAATATAGTCACAGTGACCATTTTAACTAAGATGTCAGTGGATTCATATTAATGGAAAGTTTTCTAACATAgtaatgccattttggtcctctatTCTAGTAGAAAGGACAACCACCAGCCAACTAGGgaaaacatttgatttttttcacagACATTTTCCTTACTGACTGTATGTAAATTTGTTAATGTTTACATACTCAGTTTGCACTACAAAAGAGACTCAAACATTGTTCTTTAATTAGCAGCCTTGAACAAGTCTTAAAAGTGCTCATATGTACAGGGATAATAATGTTTGAACTGACTTGCCTTTCAGAAGAAGCTTCATAGATATTGTTTTGTAAGTTTTCTTGTGTACTGTCCCCATCAAGGGTAAATCACTTGAAGGGattgtccttccttttcttatGCTTGTTATAGTTTTGCTTATAATAGTTTCTTTAAGAATGCTGTTTGTTGACTTATTTTGGTCAAAAGCTAACTAGATGTTATTATAAATAGACATATCTTATTTTGTTGGGTAGGGATGcaatttttcttccttggaaaattcttatgtttataaatatatatatatatgtttataaattataaataatgataatttaaaataaccattttttttctttcttagatgaAAGGTTGTATCAAAGTCCTAAAGGACCAGCCTCCTAATAGTGTAGAAGGCCTTCTAAATGCTCTCAGGTATTTCTCTTTTTAGTAGTTTGTTTGTAAACATGCAATACAGCAGAAGTCACTACTGTGACTAAAATTGAAATTTTGATATTCAGGTTAGGAAATATGAAAATTctaaactatatataataataatagtaactcgATTTCACAGAGGTTTTCCCCACATACTGAGATATGTGTGTTTGACCAatcactttattttaatattcactGTGTGCATGCATAACTCTTTAAACAATAAGTTCAACAGGTCATTAAGTGCTTTTGGCAGATCTTTAGATTGTAGTTGGCTGCTTTCTCTttggagaagatttttttttttttttttttttggtggtccTTGGAGTTAAAGGGgaagtaaatgacttgccttagGATAACATTTTTCTAGACTGAAATTGACAGTTGAATTAGATATATTTTCCCCAGATGGAATaattgatttgttgttttttttaaatgctggaatatttttaaacaactttTCAAACATTTATAAATCTAAAGAGTTAGAAGTGCTAGGATCTGtgcattttttataaatatatcatttgatcctcacaacaaagtGATGAAGTAGTTGCTGCtgttaatatcctcatttttaaagttgGGGAAACTggtgaggcaaacaaaggttaacgACTTACCCACGGTTACATAACTAGTaggtatttgaggccagattttaacttgtCCTAATTccatgaaaaattttattttaaatttttaaaatttatttaaaaattcatattaattGGTTAACACCAAAAAATATGAAATCTTCTAGAAtgaggttattcttggttgcaaccTTAAATAAATCATAAAGCCAAATCACTTTGTGGAGAAAACTCAGATACCACCTTTTCACCACAAGGTGGCAATCTATATTGGTAAAAACAAAAGGCTGCCTATGAATATTTAGCTAAGAATAAGTGAGTTAAGAAAATGGAAAGTAGGATATCACTGAAAGGGCCTATAGCCATGTAAGGGTGTAAAATAGCAAAAAGTAGGGACTACTTAGATAAAGTAGATTAGTTAGATTTGAGGATtaagtattttgaaatttttaagatttattgaagaaagcaattttaagttttacaaaattgACCATAATTTTAACTGTTAATAGCAACATCATGAAGTTTTGAGTGCCATTTATGATTTATAAACCAGTATAATTAGAGTTTATCTACATTTTTTGAATGATGAGTggatttttcttccattaaaatttttCTGCTGACTTCTGTCTTTATCTTCCTGGTCTTTGCCATATTAACACAGTCCACTGTCTATTTTGGACTGTCAGAAGCTTCCAGCAAATGTTAATGGccattttggaaagtaaaataaaaaaatacttaaggTTTAGGAAACATTTGAAGAAGATACTTGAAAATGTATTAGCTATTCCTAGCACTTTTTGATTCACTTTATCACTTGAAAATGCAATTCTTAGAGAA
This sequence is a window from Sminthopsis crassicaudata isolate SCR6 chromosome 1, ASM4859323v1, whole genome shotgun sequence. Protein-coding genes within it:
- the CYRIB gene encoding CYFIP-related Rac1 interactor B isoform X3, whose amino-acid sequence is MTNPAIQNDFSYYRRTLSRMRINNVPAEGENEVNNELANRMSLFYAEATPMLKTLSDATTKFVSENKNLPIENTTDCLSTMASVCRVMLETPEYRSRFTNEETVSFCLRVMVGVIILYDHVHPVGAFAKTSKIDMKGCIKVLKDQPPNSVEGLLNALRYTTKHLNDETTSKQIKSMLQ